The Mytilus galloprovincialis chromosome 3, xbMytGall1.hap1.1, whole genome shotgun sequence genomic interval TTTCGTTCTACAATATATAGAAGGGCTGCGTGGTAAATTAAGAATAGTCAAATTCATAAGCTATGCTACATTTAAGAAAGTGCATTCCAATTCATAAACTAGATTTTAGAATTGTTCACAACAACAACAATGTTACAATTGGTTCATATGAATaaagtttatttctatttttatgtgATAGCTTATACAAAAGCGGTATGATGGTAGTGTTGAATTCCATAGAAATTGGAAGGATTATGAAAATGGATTTGGAGACATACATGGGGAGTTCTGGTTAGGTAAAACAGATATGATCTTATAGaatattcaaagatttttttctctcagtgttgtaaggtttattttttgtaatataactTTTTACCAGTAAGTGTACATCTTGTTTAAAGACCTGGCTAGCAAATCATAAGATGTTAATACAGGCTTTAAAAAAGACCACACCTcatcatattttgaaaatattctgtatatcaaatatttttgcttttGCATTTCATCAAGTTGTGGATAAGAAAGCTTTAATTAAAATATGTGTGTTCTGTTTTGTTATAGTCATTGATATACAGACATATATTTCAGGCAACAAGAATATAGCGCAACTAACATCAGATGGAAATCATGAACTTAAGATAGATGTGGAGGACTGGAACGGAAACAAGCGTTATGCAGTTTATAGAAACTTCTCAATAGGCGACGCATCTATAAAATACAAATTGACCATTAGCAATTACTCAGGAAACGCAGGTAAATAAAATGAGATAGTTTGTGATGCTAAAAAGGTATAATTCTGTCTTCTTTCCAAGACAAGATTGAATAGATAACCTTAGGCCTATTTAACACAatcttttggaattttgagtcttCAATGCTCTcccactttgtacttgtttggctttttaactattttgatctgagcgtaactgatgagttttgtgtagacgaaaggcgcgtctgacgtattaaattataagcctggtacctttgataactatttacaccaccaGATctatgcaactgctggtggacgtttcgtccccggggCAACCGCCAATTATTCAgtacttcagtgttgacatgaatattaattatatagtcatttttatatattcactgtttgcaaatgtataaattattcgaaatactaagattTTTCTTTTCGCACGAATAGATTGCTTTAAccctatttggcacaactttttggaatttcgggtcttcaatgcacttcaactttgtacttggttGGCcctttaactattttgatctgagcgtcactgatgagtgtatgtagataaaacgcgcgtctggcgtattaaattatgagCCTATTGACATTTTAGACTTTTACGTTAatgtttatggaatgattgttcaCATGCATATAATCTGCCCTTTTGTGATACTTAATTAATGGACATGCCCTATCAACATATTTTTACacagttttaaagatttttttcatagAGATGGCCATGTTCATAAACCATTcgaatttaaagttttaaagctGTATGTGTGCGTTCAGTTTATCATTGCTTTAATTATAAATGGTAATGATGAGTCTTAAAATTAACTTTagtaaagaaataaacaattgaaCACGGATGAAATGTGtgagtaaactcatcatagataccaggactaaattttgtatatacaccagacgcgcgcgtttcgtctacaacagactcatcagtgacgctcgaatccaaaaaaatgtaaaaggccaaataaattcgaagttgaagagcaatgaggaccaaaatttctaaaagttttgccaaatccagctaaggtaatctatgcctgaggtagaaaagccttagtatttcaaaaattctaaattttgtaaacagttaatttataaatataaccatatcaatgataattcatgtcagcacaaaaggtgcagactactgggctggtgataccctcggggaaataaatctccaccagcagtcgcatcgatccagtggttgttaaataaactcatcatagataaagggttgttttattttataaaaataattgtttccgtgttattttcaaaacaaaacatttaaatgccCATTTGTTCAGTCCCCATCAAAATTGCGATAAAATTCATAATAAATGAACATGACTATGACGCGGAATTAGGGTCATAACCATCGAATTTAGCATATGCTTAAATCATTTTAGCGTATGAAATATTATAATTCAGCATATGCTAAACtgattttagcataagctaaattcattttaacataagctaaaatcattttagcatacGCTGAATTATAATATAGCATACTCTAAAATGATTTAAGCATATACTAAACTCGATGGTTATGGCCCTAATTCCACGTCATACATGACGACCAAATTTGTTCAATCTTGATATCAAAATTGATGGGTACGATATctaaataaagtcatcatagatacttAATTAGGCTAATAAAGTATTTTGGCAGATTTTTAACGTTTTCGTTTAAATGAAGACCAATGAAAAACGCATGTATTCTGGCAGATAATAGACTTTGCCTTTTTACATCTGAAATGGTTTGgatatttatgaaatattgtgatttCTAGTGCAAAAGTACAAAAGGTGTCCGTACCTCTTATTCTCGTAAGAATAAGTTCataacatttagaaaaaaataaagcgTTTTTACAATACCTAGAGAAAAACGCAAACTCAGTTAAAAGGGCACTTGAGTATACTGTActataatataattaatattggTTTGTGTTCTTCTTTTATGCCGAagaattacattttttaaaaaatcaacagaaaATGCGAGTTGAACACACTTTGATGTGTAAGGCACGAAGAACGTAAATCGGTCTTTTGACGCTTCTCATGGCTAATCAAATTCAACAGACTACTTCTATCTGATTTTACTACTAATAACGAAATTAATAATAGTCCATTTAAAGCCGTGTCTATCGATACAAAACtgagaggcgaaatataccaaaggcatatacaaactcattagtcgaaaacaTACTGACTAGCAAAAATAACAccaaaacgacaaaaagacaaacaacagaacacagAACTgcagaacatagaaaattaaagactgagcaacacgacgaAGTATATGTACTGTTTATATCTAGCAGGAAAATAACATGTCGTGGTTAATATTGCATCCATTGAAATCTCGTCtcaaactaaggcttttctacctcaggtatagattaccttagctgtatttggcataacttttaggaattttggtccttaatgctcttcaacttcgtactttatttggccttttaaacttttttggattcgagcgtcactgatgagtcttttgtagacgaaacgcgcgtctggtgtatatacaaaatttagtcctggtatctatgatgagtttactcaCACATTTCATCAGTGttcaattgtttatttctttactGGTAATGATCCAGCATTCGTTGACATAATACCGTCTTATATATATtaccaatgctcttcaactttgtacttgtttggctttatacatattttgatatgagcgtcacggatgagtcttatgtagacgaaacgcgcgtctggcgtactaaattataatcctggtacctttgataactatatatagatAAAGAGTATTCTATGATTACATTCAATAAgagagggacgacagataccaggGGGAAAGTCAAACTTATAGATTTAAGATTTAAACTGCTGACAACGCCctggctaaaaatagaaagacaaacagacaaataatagtacaaaagacaaaacataaaaaactaaagactagacaacacgaaccccaccaagtTATTATTATACTTACTTCTTCGTAGATTTGTAAAAATTATGTAGAACTTATTTGGAAGAAAGTGTGTATTCGTTTCATTCCGTTGTTAAAGATAATCCTTTTTCACGGCCGCGAAGTTTcatgctttctttttttttccaggTGACGGAATGAGCTATTATAATGGTATGAAGTTCACAACCTATGATCAAGATAACGACAAATATCGTGATAATTGTGCTGAACTCACATTATTTAAAGGTGGATGGTGGTATAATGACTGTTGGACAGAAAACGAGGCAGTACTTAATGGTCATTACACTCATAGAAATAATATTCAGCAGGGTATTATTTATAGATCGTTTAAAGGAACTTCTCTGAAAAAATCTACCATGAAGATTCGGAAAGTGTAACTACAAGTATTACTATCAATAAATGAAAGCTATAagctgtttttcttttatttgtgtaGTTATAATATCGGTTATGTGTGTGCTATTAGGCAGATGGtgaaaatagaatgaaattcataacagtgtggtcgaagGTAAATcgtttattagtaattgtactgaaaagtttacctataact includes:
- the LOC143069132 gene encoding ficolin-2-like — encoded protein: MLNGTMENLTEDSNKAVKLATGIKNMLNGMCLYSDSQNSCERMEKETQKVTADMDSIKEKLDKILSIVSDLKHDGHGILPKECKDITNKVVGLQTIYLDDHRNVSVQCEEGGWTLIQKRYDGSVEFHRNWKDYENGFGDIHGEFWLGNKNIAQLTSDGNHELKIDVEDWNGNKRYAVYRNFSIGDASIKYKLTISNYSGNAGDGMSYYNGMKFTTYDQDNDKYRDNCAELTLFKGGWWYNDCWTENEAVLNGHYTHRNNIQQGIIYRSFKGTSLKKSTMKIRKV